The genomic region ctgaaccttggatgtacctagtggaacccaggatgtacctagtggaactcaggtttggtgcaacataggcccacgctattttggtcatctgtcacatcttgatgaccacttgggagagcagtacccaagatagagctgatgcttaaccctggctgtacctagtggaactcagatttggtgcaacatagggccacgctattttggtcatctgtcacatcttgacgagcacttgggagagcagtatccaacatagagctgatgctgaaccctggttgtacctagtggaactcaggtttggtgcaacataggcccacgctattttggtcatttgtcacatcttgatgagcacttgggagagcagtacccaagatagagctgatgcttatccctggctgtacctagtggaactcaggtttggtgcaacatagggccacgctattttgatcatctgtcacatcttgatgagcacttggcagagcagtacccaagatagagctgatgctgaaccctggctgtacctaatggaactcaggtttggtgcaacataggtgcactctgttttggtcatccgacttgtcttgacgagcacttgggagagcagtacccaagatagagctgatgatgaaccctgaatgtacctagtggaactcaagtttggtgcaacataggcccacgctattttggtcatttgtcacatcttgatgagcacttgggagagcagtacccaagatagagcggatgcttaaccctggctgtacctagtggaactcaggtttggtgcaacataggcccacgctattttggtcatctgtcacatcttgtaGAGCACtcgggagagcagtatccaacatagagctgatgctgaaccctggctgtacctagtggaactcaggtttggtgcaacataggcccacgctattttggtcatctgtcacatcttgatgagcacttgggagagcagtacccacgatcgagctgatgctgaaccctggctgtacctagtggaactcaggtttggtgcaacataggcccacgctattttggtcatccgtcacatcttgaagagcacttgggagagcagtacccaagatagagctgatgctgaaccctggctgtgtgtgtgaacactttgttttggttagccGTAGTCGTCGTGAtattgcagagttccactagatgggtcgatcaacttttttctaaccgcctttaaaaaaaggaggttctcagtttgacccgtatgtttgtatgtatgtttgttcgtgattatctcgtgtttgactgaaccgattttgatgcggttttcagaaaagtgtttgttacattctggagaaagttttagtgtacagtacatggatggtttgaaaaaccaattggacccggtaggtggcgatgctatcggtatacctaccataaaatttaagttgctgaaaccgatttagatataaaaaaaatagtgggagtgggagtcggattcggactcggactgggaattGGAGTGGGAGTGAGACTGGGACTGGAAGTAGGAGtggcagtgggagtgggagcaatattaatacaaatcgcttagcaccgaaacgtcatattatgttttgtcgcgattatcatcgagttaggccatcagttCAGCAACattactaaagtaggtagttacttactagcccaaaactaaatggagatcgtaccaaattagtattttagcccaaaacccaaatgaagtattaaaaaataaaatcactaagaaataaaaaacaaaattaaaaaaaaaaaaaaaaaaaaatagaaaaccaaaacaaaataacttaatactaaattacactaaaactaaatggagagcctaacaaactagtattttagcccaaaacctaaaataaatgattcacctatcactaaaaagtaaaaaataaaataaaataaataaaaaagaataaaaaaaattaacaaaaaaagaattaaagaaaaaaaaaaacaaatccaaaataactgaattttattactttttttaaaaaaagggaaccgccttcaaaaaatcaacccactgaaaagcacaaaataatttttatatacccCACCACTGTccttgtccagtccctatcccgtcgttaagcattctgccaaaaagtagttaatacctaataataagaaaatttataactatccgggtaattacttagtttttgaaggcggtgccaaaccaacaaaaatatTCTTTGCTGCCAAACAGAATAAAAAACGAGTATAGTTAGTAGTGCAAGAACTAAGTTAGTGAGActctaaaatttaaattttgggttggcaccgacttcaaaaactaagtaattacccggatggttataaattttcttattattaggtattaactactttttggcagaatgcttaacgacgggatagggactggacaaggACAGGGGTGGGGTATATAAAAATTactttgtgcttttcagtgggttgattttttgaaggcggttccctttttttaaaaaaagtaataaagttCAGTTATTTtggaattgttttttttctttaattctttagtatttgttgttatagcggcaacagaaatacatcatctgtgaaaatttcaactgtctagctatcacggttcgtgagatacagcctggtgacagacggacggacggacggacggatggacggacggacggacggacagcggagtcttagtaatagggtcccgtttttaccctttggatacggaaccctaaaaaccgattTCCAAGACCAGAGTGATCCCATAAgcgttccgtgaacaaagttttgtacggatcACTAAAAATGAAAGAGAGTATTATAGTCAatcttaattattaatcgttagtaatggcggcaatatttaaactgccaaaaaGGCGGggaaaaaaccggtcaagtgcgagtcggactcgcgcacggagggttccgcaccatcaacaaaaaatagagcaaaacaagcaaaaaacggtcacccatccaagtactgaccccgcccgacgttgcttaacttcggtcaaaaatcacgtttgttgtatgggagccccacttaaatctttattttattctgtttttagtatttgttgttatatcggcaacagaaatacatcatctgtgaaaatttcaactgtctagctatcacggttcgtgagatacagcctggtgacagacggacggacggacgaacggacagcggagtcttagtaatagggtcccgtttttaccctttgggtacggaaccctaaaaaagtagcatagttttttttattaattttccttttattctagcttaggccgcgaatatttcagcctcccctcgtaGACTATTCTACAGACCATATTTTCAAATATGGTAATCTTCGCTAGGTAGGTATTTGCTTATTTTTGTACcgagtttttataattataagtcaCATTGTAGTTACACAATGAATGTTTTTTGCAGATTAACGAGTTAACCATTACGCCTGTCGGTGGAAAACGGCTTTGAGACCTCGGAATGGAGAAACAAATCTTACTCTAcacttttattgaataatatccaattattataatatttgtatcCAATAATTGAGGTTGATAAGGCCCAGGTTTAAAGCTAAGTTTAGTCATAAGCTAATTAATATTTTGTTGGCAGATAAAAAGTGTGTTAATTAcacagtacctataggtacatatgtctactgcaatttatgaatatttttttgtgatattaagtaataactatacatattaaatatattataaacgggtcactcacgtattttaagtcgaaaaacgctcgacatgtttcacttcgtaccgagaagtgtcatcaggcaagctcctgatgacacttctcggtacggtttacggtgacggaccggcgcagactgcgggccgtagctctccgcgcccgatgactcggcgcaggcgccggtggCGGCAGGGGTGGGGGGGTTGggggggcgagaaactaccctcatttatggcattattgtcaaacgatacgtgaatacgtgagtgacccgtttttaatatatttaatatgtctttgtctcacggaagttttgttattaaaataactatacatacatatttatctttagatttttaatttgaTTCCTGAGATTATATTACACTCGTTTATTTTAGTTATGTCTCATAGAACTTCATACACAGATTCATCCAACCATTTGCAAGACATGACATTCCGAACAGCCTTACACAGATAGGTACACGTGTTGCTGATGATAGTGATGATACCTATCTAAGAAATGGGgaattgtaaaaaaatctaaGATCCTTTAAAATAActacaagttattttattttaaaattttatttcataaaaacgaaaataaataaatagtagcaACATGTCAACATTATTAAAACAATAGTAAAATATAATGATTTGTAATTAAACGCAGATATCAATGGAATGTCCGCATAAGACCGAGGTGCCAATAGATATTCTGATAAAAAAGGGGATAGTTCGAAAATTTCGTGCTCTAGAGGTCTTAAAGGATCAAAAATGAAAGAGTACAAAAAGAAATGCATTGGTACTAATAAATGGTTTAAACATTAACGAGTCTGTTATCGTTATGTAGTCGTTGAATTCATCATTTGTACTTACTTATAACTATTTATCTTAGGAAACTGCtccgtttaaaaaatatataaaaaaatctgtCGTTACAAAAACATCACAATACATACAAATTCGGATACATTCTGCAAATGTAtatcatttattaaaaaaaaaattatcacatGCCATGATTCtgcataaaattttaaaaaataactcACAAAATACATTACATTGCAATAAACCTTTATACCACGTAATCTAAgacttttataaaacaaaaaacaacaaaaaaatacatgaaACAAGAAACCCTGCTAAAGTCATAGTCATGAGTAATAATAAATACGGTCAACACCATAAAATGTTTACATCTGTACACCTACAAAAATATACTTTCGatgattttacaaaaaaattaacacttattACTTATACGTCGCGATTACATTTCACTTACATCTGTCAAGCGCATGAACATTTGTACAACTAAGCAGATAATGTGACTAATAACTTCATGTTTTGTCACAATATATAGTAAAAAATACTAATACTATATCAAAACAATCAATTGTGTATAAAATACTTATGTTACACTTCGTCGCTGGCAGATTTTCAATTcgaaagataaaaagataatattgtatttttaactATACGCGTTAGAACTTATCATCTACCACATTTAGCTATCTCTTTAGCATATTCGATAACGACCATGTCCTCTTCAAATGTGACAGTGACTATTTCTAAGTTATAAACGGGCGGACAGCTAAAATACCGCCGAAGGCACTAGTGCTATATCCTACAACGATTCTTCAATTCCCAACGGTCTTTTGTCGCAAGCAAGCCAATATCGTATTAttaattgtcatgagaaatatCTATCTGTATAATAttcaacatttttcaaaaataaatatgtttatgttttGGAATTAAGTCTTGTCATATTTGTCAcaacaattattatttaagtagtCAAAAGACCCGTCGCTCAGTAAGCCTTATTTTCCATAAATATATCAATAACGAGTGCAAGCTACTACCACCCGTTTATAAGATCTAGGCTCAAATCAAACTTACTAGCTATTGGCGAATCACTCGCATTGAGCCCTTTAGGCTAAAAACGTGTACTGTGTCACTTTTATAAGTTACAACAATGATGTTTTctttatattgtaaaatgatCACTATCAAAACAACGACATAATATAATAAGTCTGCCTTGATttgcatttaataaaattattctatAACATTATCATTTATCTTTCACTTACGTAATTAAACTGATGATGACAGGACACATCCGGACTCTATTAGTCCTACAAGTCGGTAACACACATTGATGTAACTTATACCAGCGTACCCCACACCATAACCCCTTACTTCCACACATAGTTGAACACATCCATGATACTGTCATAGATAGTGAACGTGATGGCTACATCGAACACCACTCTGCTCAGGCGAGGTACCGTGCCCTTGTAAAAGGCGAGGGGGCCTTCCGACTTCCAGGTCTTGATGAAACAGTCCCATGTGCTGCGGTACTTTGCGGCTTCGAGGCCCTGCATGCGGGTTTTGACGACGTCGATGGGTGTGTTGCCGAATACGGATGCGGCTCCTGTCaaagataatataaatattgtGATATAATGTTACACAAATGATCTAAGAGAGTAATATATGCCATTTTAGAAAGACGGggtctttgaccaactctaagggcgAGCAGTACGTGCTTGAACCTTCTAAACGAATCCATTACGGAATTGCGATGTAGCGAGAGAGATGGTGCTACCATCTATACAACTTtagaaacaaatcaaattattttatcaactattttgatttgtgtaaaatcactacatagtataaaacaaagttgcttccctGTCCCtatttagatctttaaaactacgcaacggattttgatgcggttttttttaatagatagagtgattcaagaggaaggtttatgtataatttgttaactcgtgcgaagccggggcgggtcgctagtatttgataaaataatttgatttgttcccaaagttataAGTTATATCATTTAATGATTACAAAATGAAAGTTTCTATAAATACGAGTATTGCATAAGTCAACATTTGTTGATCACAAACATGAGTCGTGCAGGGCCATCTTATCAGCTGCCATGTTAACTATAAAGATAACCAAACAGATGATATGATTTAAATCTGCTTACGCGTTTACTCGTAGATTAAGCATTTCGTAATGTCAACTTATGAAACGCTGcaatattatgtattaaatactACGAATAAAGCGTTTTTATTGTGATTTTCCAGGTCATAGATATGACACTGtctgtattaggtaggtacatctcCAATTCCATGGTTATCAGACAGTAACGTCTTAGCGTCAACCAACAAGTTACATTTTACTTTAAGATTTATAGGTTTTAATCTGTCCAGCAGTGGGTCACTTCTGAGTTTAGCTTAGGACCGAGACTGGAAgatgtcataatgtattgtttgcccacattttcgttagtcataattcatttggttcataaacgcgtcacttttcacgattgccataaaacaaacctaacataTCTGTAGGATAACGTTACGAGAattctgaaaagttaacggtttcagttttatgactaatgataatatgacaaacaatacattatgagttaaaactttatgggaaacaaagggaccccggaagataggcctatgctcagcagtgggcgataaaaggctgaaattatcggcgcgattcgggaaatgaattagagattcactagatattaaatagtaaagatatgtgacgttccacggcaaaaggtaccttatggcggctggcgcttacgctattattaacgccgctccaatattcagccggggcaatggtaccttttgctgtggaacgtcacatatctttactatttcatatctagtgaatctctaaatcatttacCGGATCGCGCCGTATGGCACTTACCGGCGATACCACCGAATAGACCGACGATGTATTTGGGCACGTGTTTGTCGCGGTCGCCTCCCTTGTACCAGTCTCGGAGGGACTCCATTACGAAGAACCGTATGGCTTGGTTACTGCCCTGTTTCATTATAGTTGCTGTTACGCCCTTGTACACCCCGCCAATACCTGAAGATGGACAATATTATTGAATTAGGTAGGATGAGCTTGAATCCATCTGGTGAATTTACGGATTTTGGACTTCAAAACACAAAAATGAGGAAAAAATTCACAGGTTTAATCACtacgtagcagggatgttgtgaatgccgattttttgacatccgcggatgcggatttttaaaggctcacatccgcggatgcggatgcggaagtcaagataggtacataaaaaacgtcaaatattacattttagtaatttttatttcaaaaaaccggccaagtgcgagtcggactcgcgttccaagggttccgtacattaagtctcattcacgcttgactgtttatttctaataggtttttttggctaatgactaaattacctagcagtctagcacttacgccgatgctaagacgatcctgtaccgacctgttccacatccgcatccacattaaactccgcatcgattttatgcgaatgcggatgcagatgcggatgttgaaaataatgcggaagttccgcggttgcggatgcggatattcgcaacatccctgctacgcagtataaaacaaagtcgcttcccgctgtctctccctatgtatgtatgcttaggtctttagaactacgcaacggattttgatgcggttttttaatagatagagtggttcaagaggaaggtgtatgtataatttgttaacccgtgcgaagccggggcgggtcgctagtgctaAAATAAAACCTTTCTGTACCAACCTTCTTCCCTAACAATAGTCCTCACGCCGTGGAAGAACCCCTTGAACCTTGGCTTCTCCATCCGCATGTCGTTGATGAACTTGACCTTGACGGTCTCCATGGGGGTCACCGCGAACACGGCCTCGGCCACGCCGGCGGCCAGCCCGCACCCCAGCTTCCCAGTGGTGCTGAGAGTGCCATTGTCGGTCACCATGTATAGTTTAGCTTGCTCGAATACGCCAAATCTGgggaatattttttaaatgtaaaacagaTTATGAAGCTCACGTATTGTCGTTCACCATGTATAGTTTAGCTTGCTCGAATACGCCAAATCTGGGGAATATTCTTTTAATGTTAAACAGATCATGCCGGTAAAATAATGATTACGAAAGCTGCTCTATCTGGCAAGCCAATTTtaccagtagaaaaaggcggcaagcttgaaaattaggcgcgaagggttgaaCGGGaaattcatacaaatttttaatatgCTAGGTTAAAGCGCCTGGGATTTTTTCTgtcaagtaaaaatataaatgatagttcgtttttttttagcattagaaaagactaggcgatcttgacgtgtcttttaattgaaaaacgctttttaaaaataagtaactattacttatggaagcaaaataatgtaaataatcgtatatgattcataattgttacatatttgcggtgacttatttttcaaaagtgtttttcaataaaaagacacgtcaagatcgcgtagtcttttctaatgctaaaaagcggccaagtgcgagtcggactcgcccatgaagggttccgtattt from Cydia amplana chromosome 19, ilCydAmpl1.1, whole genome shotgun sequence harbors:
- the LOC134657306 gene encoding putative tricarboxylate transport protein, mitochondrial, whose translation is MSNRTGSFKNPFQRPWMTESGAAAAAGGSGSVGMKGVVAGGITGGIEICITFPTEYVKTQLQLDEKGGTKKYTGIGDCVKKTVQGHGFFGLYRGLSVLLYGSIPKSAVRFGVFEQAKLYMVTDNGTLSTTGKLGCGLAAGVAEAVFAVTPMETVKVKFINDMRMEKPRFKGFFHGVRTIVREEGIGGVYKGVTATIMKQGSNQAIRFFVMESLRDWYKGGDRDKHVPKYIVGLFGGIAGAASVFGNTPIDVVKTRMQGLEAAKYRSTWDCFIKTWKSEGPLAFYKGTVPRLSRVVFDVAITFTIYDSIMDVFNYVWK